From the Lathyrus oleraceus cultivar Zhongwan6 chromosome 4, CAAS_Psat_ZW6_1.0, whole genome shotgun sequence genome, one window contains:
- the LOC127073656 gene encoding oleosin G: MADLNQTPPQPYRPTTTSSSTPAVFLRKLQNNLHAPNSTQLVGILTLLVTGSIFLLLTSLTVSGTVLSLIFFSPLIIVSSPIWVPAGTLFFLLTAGFLSMCGFAVIAVVASSWLYRYFRGLHPPGSDRVDYARHRIYDTATHVKDCAKEYGGYLQSKVKDAAPGA; encoded by the coding sequence ATGGCTGATCTCAACCAAACCCCACCCCAACCATACAGACCCACCACCACATCGTCATCAACACCAGCCGTGTTTCTAAGAAAGCTTCAAAACAACCTTCACGCACCAAACTCAACCCAACTCGTTGGCATCTTAACCCTTCTCGTTACCGGCTCCATTTTCCTCCTTCTCACCAGTTTAACCGTATCTGGTACCGTTCTTTCTCTCATCTTCTTCTCTCCCTTGATCATCGTTTCAAGCCCGATATGGGTCCCGGCCGGTACTCTTTTCTTCCTCCTCACCGCTGGATTCTTGTCGATGTGTGGATTTGCCGTCATCGCTGTCGTTGCTTCCTCTTGGTTGTACCGTTACTTTAGAGGTCTTCACCCGCCCGGTTCGGACCGGGTTGATTACGCTAGACACCGGATTTATGATACGGCTACACATGTTAAAGATTGTGCGAAAGAATACGGCGGGTATTTGCAGAGTAAGGTCAAGGATGCAGCGCCCGGCGCTTGA
- the LOC127073657 gene encoding single-stranded DNA-binding protein, mitochondrial — MHNSIGMGFGKFSISKTTTLFRSLLSTPTLHHLHHHIPLRFCTTTNSLFDSDDADSATPSPSPEHTEKTFYDRPLENGLDPGIYRAILVGKAGQKPLQKKLKSGTVVTLLSIGTGGIRNNRRPLDHENPREYANRCAVQWHRVTVYPERLGNLLMKNVLPGSTLYIEGNLETKVFSDPITGLVRRIREVAVRRHGRVVFLSPGDDSEQQAQQNDLRAVGYY, encoded by the exons ATGCACAACTCCATTGGAATGGGATTCGGAAAATTCTCAATCTCAAAGACAACCACGCTCTTTCGCTCTTTACTTTCCACACCCACTCTGCATCATCTCCACCACCACATTCCACTTCGCTTCTGCACCACCACCAACTCCCTCTTCGATTCCGACGATGCCGACTCAGCCACTCCTTCTCCCTCACCCGAACACACCGAAAAAACCTTCTACGATCGACCCCTTGAAAATGGCCTCGATCCCGGCATTTACAGA GCGATATTGGTAGGCAAAGCAGGGCAAAAACCCTTGCAGAAGAAACTCAAGAGCGGTACTGTGGTTACTCTGCTGTCAATCGGAACCGGTGGTATTCGCAACAATCGAAGACCACTGGATCATGAAAACCCTAGGGAGTATGCTAATCGTTGCGCGGTTCAGTGGCATAGGGTTACAGTTTATCCTGAGAGATTGGGGAATCTTCTCATGAAAAACGTTCTTCCTGGTTCAACTTTGTATATTGAGGGAAACCTTGAGACTAAGGTTTTCTCTGATCCCATTACCGGACTTGTTCGCCGAATTAGAGAAGTTGCTGTTCGTCGACATG GTCGTGTTGTGTTTTTAAGTCCGGGTGATGATTCCGAGCAACAAGCACAACAAAATGACCTGAGAGCTGTTGGCTATTATTAA
- the LOC127073661 gene encoding phosphopantothenate--cysteine ligase 2 isoform X1: MANKCREILMDAANRSEDVEQTLETQVKAFFDSAPPLHNSHDITQKLNQFIQRNSSSSENGEARRIVCVTSGGTTAPLEQRCVRYVDNFSSGHRGATSTEYFLKAGYAVIFLCRRGSFQPFCRSLPDDPLIECFEPTNDLDIQVRNAYSETVKRAIVDHHTAVAGGHLLKLPFGTIFEYLQMLQIIAVSMRCIGPRAMFYLAAAVSDYYVPWKDMVEHKIQSGSHLLDVKLVQVPKMLSVLRENWAPLAFCISFKLETDSSILLNKGNAALEKYKMHAVVANELSTRKEKVVVITRTEKITVLRETSESDVENPLIKFLSERHATYIKDSSR; encoded by the exons ATGGCAAATAAATGTAGGGAGATTTTGATGGATGCTGCAAACAGATCTGAAGATGTGGAGCAAACCCTTGAAACACAGGTCAAAGCCTTTTTTGACTCTGCTCCTCCTCTCCACAACAGTCATGATATAACTCAAAAATTGAATCAATTCATTCAACGTAATTCTTCATCATCGG AAAATGGGGAAGCTAGGAGAATTGTCTGTGTGACTTCTGGTGGTACCACGGCTCCATTGGAGCAACGGTGTGTCCGCTATGTTGACAACTTCAGTTCAGGTCATAGAGGGGCCACATCCACCGA GTACTTTCTGAAGGCTGGATATGCTGTCATCTTTCTATGTCGTAG GGGAAGTTTCCAGCCATTTTGCAGATCCCTTCCTGATGATCCCTTAATTGAATGCTTCGAGCCCACCAACGACTTAGATATTCAAG TTCGGAATGCTTATTCTGAAACAGTGAAGAGGGCTATTGTGGATCATCATACT GCAGTGGCAGGCGGTCACTTGTTAAAACTTCCTTTCGGCACCATATTTGAGTATCTTCAG ATGTTGCAGATAATTGCAGTGTCAATGAGGTGCATTGGTCCACGTGCAATGTTTTATCTTGCTGCTGCAGTATCTGACTATTATGTTCCGTGGAAGGATATG GTGGAGCACAAAATTCAGTCAGGATCTCACCTGTTGGACGTTAAACTTGTTCAAGTGCCGAAAATGTTGTCAGTGCTTAGGGAAAACTGGGCTCCTCTGGCTTTCTGCATATCTTTCAAG TTAGAGACAGATTCAAGCATTCTTCTAAATAAGGGTAATGCGGCTCTCGAAAAGTACAAGATGCATGCAGTTGTTGCAAACGAACTCTCAACTCGCAAGGAGAAAGTGGTGGTCATCACTAGAACTGAGAAGATTACTGTTCTGCGAGAGACTAGTGAGTCTGATGTAGAGAATCCCCTGATTAAATTTCTTTCGGAGAGACATGCCACTTAT
- the LOC127073661 gene encoding phosphopantothenate--cysteine ligase 2 isoform X2, translating to MDAANRSEDVEQTLETQVKAFFDSAPPLHNSHDITQKLNQFIQRNSSSSENGEARRIVCVTSGGTTAPLEQRCVRYVDNFSSGHRGATSTEYFLKAGYAVIFLCRRGSFQPFCRSLPDDPLIECFEPTNDLDIQVRNAYSETVKRAIVDHHTAVAGGHLLKLPFGTIFEYLQMLQIIAVSMRCIGPRAMFYLAAAVSDYYVPWKDMVEHKIQSGSHLLDVKLVQVPKMLSVLRENWAPLAFCISFKLETDSSILLNKGNAALEKYKMHAVVANELSTRKEKVVVITRTEKITVLRETSESDVENPLIKFLSERHATYIKDSSR from the exons ATGGATGCTGCAAACAGATCTGAAGATGTGGAGCAAACCCTTGAAACACAGGTCAAAGCCTTTTTTGACTCTGCTCCTCCTCTCCACAACAGTCATGATATAACTCAAAAATTGAATCAATTCATTCAACGTAATTCTTCATCATCGG AAAATGGGGAAGCTAGGAGAATTGTCTGTGTGACTTCTGGTGGTACCACGGCTCCATTGGAGCAACGGTGTGTCCGCTATGTTGACAACTTCAGTTCAGGTCATAGAGGGGCCACATCCACCGA GTACTTTCTGAAGGCTGGATATGCTGTCATCTTTCTATGTCGTAG GGGAAGTTTCCAGCCATTTTGCAGATCCCTTCCTGATGATCCCTTAATTGAATGCTTCGAGCCCACCAACGACTTAGATATTCAAG TTCGGAATGCTTATTCTGAAACAGTGAAGAGGGCTATTGTGGATCATCATACT GCAGTGGCAGGCGGTCACTTGTTAAAACTTCCTTTCGGCACCATATTTGAGTATCTTCAG ATGTTGCAGATAATTGCAGTGTCAATGAGGTGCATTGGTCCACGTGCAATGTTTTATCTTGCTGCTGCAGTATCTGACTATTATGTTCCGTGGAAGGATATG GTGGAGCACAAAATTCAGTCAGGATCTCACCTGTTGGACGTTAAACTTGTTCAAGTGCCGAAAATGTTGTCAGTGCTTAGGGAAAACTGGGCTCCTCTGGCTTTCTGCATATCTTTCAAG TTAGAGACAGATTCAAGCATTCTTCTAAATAAGGGTAATGCGGCTCTCGAAAAGTACAAGATGCATGCAGTTGTTGCAAACGAACTCTCAACTCGCAAGGAGAAAGTGGTGGTCATCACTAGAACTGAGAAGATTACTGTTCTGCGAGAGACTAGTGAGTCTGATGTAGAGAATCCCCTGATTAAATTTCTTTCGGAGAGACATGCCACTTAT